The stretch of DNA CATTGCGATTAAATAATATCAAATAGTCATTAGCCGACAGCTTTTCAACCAGGCCCGAGTACTTATTGTCTTCAAATTTTTTATCGTAAGTTTTTTTTGCGACTTTTCGAATCATGCAACCCAAAGGTCCCGTATGGCCCGGGTCCTTGCCCTCTTCTAAGACGCAAGCAGGTTCAAAAATTTCAGCCTGTTGAAGGGTGACCGGAAACTTTACGATCGAAAGACTTAAGATTGGAATCTCGAATTCTTTTTGCAAGCGATCGACCGGATTACCGGCAATAAGTTGAGAAGAATAAATATGCGGAACCAAGACCGCCACGCGCAAACCTTGCTGCATGGCTTTTTTTACTCCCTCAACGAATCTGGGCATATCATCGCGAATATTAAATCGTAAGTTGGATTCAAAAAGTTCGACATAAGGAAGCATCGGTTCTACCGCGATGATTTCATATTTAGATCCAACTTCTTGATTGGCCTGCATAAAACCACGCCACACTTCCATATCTTCAACTTGGTTGGGTGTGACACCTAATAAAACAATCGGGGCTCTTTTTACTTCGGACTGCAAAGCCGTGAAGATCTGTTTTCCCAAATCTTCCGGAGTTTCATACTGCGCAAACGGAACGATATTTTTTGTCGTCGGTTGCGGATTTACCAAAGTGGTCAACCAAACACCGACACCAATAACGAGGGCAACACCCACCCAATACAAGTACTTCATGGGGCGTATACTTCCCTCAAGTCATGCCTTAAGTCCAGTGTCATCGTTGCCATTTTCACCCTAGAGCAGTTGCTCGATTCGGGGTGTCATTTCGCTTTGTCTTCTGAGAAAATCGTGTTAGGTTGCGAGCATTACAGAGGACTTTATCCAGAAATGGAAAGGTACCCAAAGAATATGACAGCGACGAGTACAACTGCTCCTTTTTCTTATCTTATTATCGGTTCTGGCCGCGTCGCCCGACACCTCGGCCACTATTTGCATTTAGAAAATCTAAACTTCGAATCCTGGGACAGATCCCAAGATCCTCATGCTTTGGCCCGGAAGGTTGCCAAAGCCACTCACGTCTTACTTGCGATTTCCGACAGCGCTTTAGAGGGCTTTTACCGTCAGCGCTTGGCCGGTCATGAGGTTACGGTCATTCATTTTTCAGGTGCTTTGCATTTCGACGATATGATCTCCGCCCATCCGCTCATGACATTTGGACCCGAGCTTTATGATCTGGAATTCTATCGGAAGATCCACTTTATCCTGACCGGAGCCAGCTCATTGCAAGAAATCCTCCCCGGTTTAAAGAATCCATTTTCGATTTTGCCGGCAGAAAAAAAATCTCTGTATCACGCTTACTGTGTGGCCGGCGGTAACTTCGTGAGCCTTCTTATGGGGGAGATGTTAAAGGGTCTTTCCGATCTTAATATCCCGCCACAAGCCGGGGCTACCTATTTAGAAAAAGTTTTTACCAATACGATGAACAATCCTCAAGGAGCCTTAACCGGCCCCTTGGTTCGCAAGGACGCAACGACCGTGCAAAAAAATCTGCACGCGCTTGAGGGTAAACCATTAAAACCGATCTATGAGGCCTTTGTGAAAACCTATTGGCCAGAGTATCCAGGAAAGTGAGCGTCTTATGAAAACCATCCTCGACTTCCAAGAAAAGAAAGACAAAAAACAAAAGATCTCGATGATCACTTGTTATGACTATTCTTTTGCGCGCATCGTAGCCGCCAGTGATATTGATTGCATTTTAGTCGGCGATTCATTGGCCAATACCATGCATGGTTTTAAAACAACGCTCAATGCCTCTGTGAATATGATGGCCCTGCACACGGCCGCCGTTGTTCGCGGTGCCGGTGATAAATTTGTTATCGGTGATATGCCCTTTATGTCAAACCGTAAAGGTTTAACGGCCAATATGACCGCGGTTGAAAGAATCATGAAGGCCGGTGCTTCGGCGGTAAAGTTAGAGGGCGCCCTTGGCAATCTTTCGTTGGTCCGTCATATTGTTGATTCCGGCGTGCCCGTGATGGCTCACTTAGGATTAACCCCTCAGTCAGTAAATCAGCTAGGGGGATTTAAAGTTCAAGGGCGAGATGAAAAAGCCCGTCGCCTGATCAAAGAACATGCTTTGCAATTGCAAGATGCCGGAGCTTTCGCGATCGTATTAGAGTGCGTGCCTTCATCGTTAGCTAAAGACATCACCGACAGCCTGCATGTACCGACAATTGGTATCGGCGGGGGGCCTGATTGCGACGGACAAGTGTTGGTTCTGCAAGACATGCTCGGAATGAATAATGACTTTAAACCGAAGTTTTTAAAAAGATACTTCGAGGGTTTCGATGCCATTAAAGGGGCCTTTAACACTTATCATGAAGAAGTCACATCTGGCGCCTTCCCCACGGAGAAAGAGAGTTATTCATGATTCCTGTACTTGAAACTCCTTTCGCAATGAAAGAATGGCGAAGCCACGTAAAAGGCTCTGTGGGATTTGTGCCCACCATGGGCGCTTTGCATGCGGGTCATGAAGAGCTTTTAAAACGCGCGCGTGAAGAAAATGATCATGTCGTACTTTCTATCTTTGTGAACCCCACCCAGTTTAACGATGCCAATGACTTAGCAAAATATCCAAAGACGTGGGATCAAGATTTAGCGATAGCCAACAATAACGGTGTGAGCGCGATTTTTTATCCTAAATACGCCGACATGTACCCGGATAATTATCGCTATAAAATGACCGAGCATGAATATTCGATGCTTTTGGATGGCGCTCACCGCCCGGGTCATTTTGACGGGGTTTTGTCTGTCGTGATGAAACTATTTAATATTGTTTCCCCATCGCGCGCTTATTTTGGCGAAAAAGACTTTCAGCAAATGACCCTAGTGAAAGGCATGGTTGAAAGCTATTTTATGAATCTAGAAGTCGTTCCGGTTCCGACCGTGCGTGAAGTCGATGGCTTAGCCATGAGTTCCCGCAACACTCGACTGACACCAGAGCACCGCCAAAAAGCCCCTGCGATTTACAAAGCCATCACGCAAAGTACTTCCGCGGAACAAGCCGCAAAGACTTTGACCGACCAAGGCTTTGATGTTGATTACGTCACGGATATCGGCAACCGCCGTTATGTGGCGGCGAAATTAGGAGAGGTTAGGTTGATCGACAATGTCAAAATCTAAAGTCCTTTTCATTATGACGGGATCTATCGCGTGCTATAAGGCATGTCATGTGATCTCGCGTTTAGTTCAAGCTGGTTGTGAAGTGCAAGTTGTGGCTTCACCTGCGGCTTTGCAATTTGTGGGAAATGCCACCTTAGAAGGCTTAAGCGGACGCCCTGTTGTCAGTGATATGTATGAACGCGGCAACGTCATGGATCATATTCATTTGATGCGTTGGCCAGATTTAATTTTGGTGGCACCCGGCACAGCAAGCTTTATTAATAAAGCCGCTCAAGGTGTGGGGGATGATTTAATTCAAACCATGTTCTTAGCCCATGACTTCACCCGCCCCTTTTTAGTGGCGCCCGCCATGAACAAAAGCATGTACACCCATCCGGTAACACAAAAATCTTTAGCGTCTTTGCGAGAAATGGGCATCGAGATCTTAGATTCAGCTTCAGGGATTCTTGCTTGTGGAGAAGAGGGCTGGGGACGACTTTTAGAACCCGATTTAATTTTAAAAGCTGTCCTTGATACATTAAAAACTCCCAAAGCCACGCAGGATGCAAAACCCGCCGCGATCACCGCAAATCCTTCAAAAGTGAAGGTCCTAGTCACCGCCGGTGGTACGATGGAGCCTATCGACACAGTTCGCGCTATTACCAATTTTAGTTCTGGTAAAACAGGTGTGGTCATAGCTGAAAGTCTTAGCCATATGGGTTTTGACGTGACCTTGTTGCAATCTCACTCTTCCACGGTGAAGGCTGATGTGCCAAGAAAAGATAAATTCACGACGTTTAAGTCTTTAGACGAAAAAATGAAAAAATATCTTTCTGAAGAAGACTTCACCCACGTTATTCATGCGGCGGCGGTCAGCGATTATTCGCTGGAAAGTGTGGAAGTAAATGGCCAAACCGTGAAACCTCTGGAAATAAAAAAAATCAGCTCCGACGCCCCAGAGATGAACTTGCACCTTAAAAAGAATCACAAAATCGTCGACGAGCTAAAAAACTATTCCCGCAATAAGGATTTAAAAGTCATTGCCTTTAAATTGACAAGCCATGCTTCACCAGAGGCAAGACTGGCCGCCGTGGAAAAGTTATTTAAAAATTCGCATGCCGATTTTGTAGTCCATAACGATTTACAAGATATCGATATTGTGGCTAGAACCCATCGCTTTACATTGTATTCTGAAAACAAGGCCGAACCTTGCGACAGTTTAGAACAATTAACAGCGAACTTGATTCACGCGATCAGTCTATACGCCGGCCAAGCCGAAGTACTTATACCAAAGGATACTGTATGATTTTGTGCTTAGATGTGGGAAACACCCAAATTTACGCCGGACTTTTTGATAAAGACAAAATGCTGATGTCTTTCCGTAAGAACTCTAAAAGCGGAGCTTCTTCGGATGAAACTGGCATTTTTCTGCGCAGTGCGATTCGTGAAAATGGTTTTGATCCGACAAAGGTTCGACAAATCGCCATCTGCAGTGTGGTGCCTGAAGTGATTTATTCGCTTCGTGGTGCATGCATGAAGTATTTCAATATCAACCCGTTCATTCTGCAAGCGGGCGTAAAAACCGGTTTAAAAGTAAAATATCGCAATCCTTTGGAAGTCGGCGCCGACCGCATTGCAAATTCAATTGCGGCAACTCATCTTTATCCAGGAAAGAACTTAATCTTAGTCGATCTGGGAACTGCGACAACATTCTGCGCGGTTTCAAAAGATAAAGATTATTTAGGTGGTTCGATCGTCGCGGGTCTAAGACTTGCCATGGAGGCGTTGGAAAGTAAAACCGCCAAACTTCCTTCCGTCGAAATCGTGGCCATGCACGAGGCTTTAGGAAAAGCGACCATTGAAAGCATCCAATCTGGACTGTATTACAGCCATTTAGGAACGATTAAAGAATTAAGCGAAAGACTCACAAAAGAGTGTTTTCAAGATGAGAAGCCTTTGGTTATCGGAACGGGGGGCTTTGCTTATTTATTTGAAAAAGAAAAAATATTCGACGAGATCGTGCCAGACCTGGTTCTCAAGGGCATGTTGATCGCGCTACAATATAATACCTAAGGAAACTGTGACTATGAACTTATCAATGTTAAGAGCTAAAATTCACCGCGCCACTGTCACCGGAGCTGACTTAAGCTACGAAGGATCTGTGAGTGTTTGCCCTGATCTTATCAAGGCTTCAGGTTTCCTTATTAATGAGCGCGTGGATATTTATAACTGCAATAATGGCGCAAGATTTTCTACGTACGTGATCAAAGGAAAAAAAGGCGAAATCTGTCTGAACGGAGCAGCGGCCCGTCACGTGCAAAAAGGGGATCTTGTGATCATCTGCTCTTATTGCGGTTTGGATTTCGAAGCGGCTAAAAAGCATGAACCAACGGTTGTATTTGTTGACGAAAAGAACCGCGTTTCGGCAAAACGCAAAGAAGATCGTAAGAATAACAAATAGTTCTTCCAATCATAGGGAGGGTGAAATTTGAAACAATGGATCTTTGGTTCAGCCCGCAAAGATTTGTTTTTTTTAGTTTTACCCGGAATTTTAACGGCAGGCCTTGTTCATATCTTTCATCCGCAAGGCCTGTGGGATGAAGCGCTGGCTTTTTTTGCCTTGGCCTTTTGTGACAGCGGCCACGTTTACACCACATTCTGGCGAACCTATGCCAATGCTCGTGAAAGAAATCGCACGACCTTATATTGGACAGTTCCCCTCTTCGTTTTTCTTTTGGTCGCGATCTGGGCTTACTTTAATATGATTGGCCTGTGGACCTTCATCATCTTTGCCACCGTTTTTCATAACTATCGCCAGTTTCACGGCATCTTAAAGTGGGAACAGAAAATCAACGGCGATAAGGATCCTTGGCAAGCACGATTTCTGTTAGCGCTTTCTGTTTTACCTTTCGCACTTTTTCATTTTCGGGATCTTGATACGGACTTCGTTTTGCACGGAGCAGTACTACATTTTCCAAACCAAATGATCTTACAATCTGGCTTGATCGTGTATGCCGTAGTGTTGGCGGGATGGGTATCTAAAGTTTTAAGATCTACACTGCAAGGAACCTCAAAGGCCCCCGTTACGTTGGCCGTCATGATTCCCAGTTTTTTGTATGGAGTTTCT from Bdellovibrio bacteriovorus encodes:
- a CDS encoding Rossmann-like and DUF2520 domain-containing protein, whose product is MTATSTTAPFSYLIIGSGRVARHLGHYLHLENLNFESWDRSQDPHALARKVAKATHVLLAISDSALEGFYRQRLAGHEVTVIHFSGALHFDDMISAHPLMTFGPELYDLEFYRKIHFILTGASSLQEILPGLKNPFSILPAEKKSLYHAYCVAGGNFVSLLMGEMLKGLSDLNIPPQAGATYLEKVFTNTMNNPQGALTGPLVRKDATTVQKNLHALEGKPLKPIYEAFVKTYWPEYPGK
- the panB gene encoding 3-methyl-2-oxobutanoate hydroxymethyltransferase, encoding MKTILDFQEKKDKKQKISMITCYDYSFARIVAASDIDCILVGDSLANTMHGFKTTLNASVNMMALHTAAVVRGAGDKFVIGDMPFMSNRKGLTANMTAVERIMKAGASAVKLEGALGNLSLVRHIVDSGVPVMAHLGLTPQSVNQLGGFKVQGRDEKARRLIKEHALQLQDAGAFAIVLECVPSSLAKDITDSLHVPTIGIGGGPDCDGQVLVLQDMLGMNNDFKPKFLKRYFEGFDAIKGAFNTYHEEVTSGAFPTEKESYS
- the panC gene encoding pantoate--beta-alanine ligase, with product MIPVLETPFAMKEWRSHVKGSVGFVPTMGALHAGHEELLKRAREENDHVVLSIFVNPTQFNDANDLAKYPKTWDQDLAIANNNGVSAIFYPKYADMYPDNYRYKMTEHEYSMLLDGAHRPGHFDGVLSVVMKLFNIVSPSRAYFGEKDFQQMTLVKGMVESYFMNLEVVPVPTVREVDGLAMSSRNTRLTPEHRQKAPAIYKAITQSTSAEQAAKTLTDQGFDVDYVTDIGNRRYVAAKLGEVRLIDNVKI
- the coaBC gene encoding bifunctional phosphopantothenoylcysteine decarboxylase/phosphopantothenate--cysteine ligase CoaBC, whose amino-acid sequence is MSKSKVLFIMTGSIACYKACHVISRLVQAGCEVQVVASPAALQFVGNATLEGLSGRPVVSDMYERGNVMDHIHLMRWPDLILVAPGTASFINKAAQGVGDDLIQTMFLAHDFTRPFLVAPAMNKSMYTHPVTQKSLASLREMGIEILDSASGILACGEEGWGRLLEPDLILKAVLDTLKTPKATQDAKPAAITANPSKVKVLVTAGGTMEPIDTVRAITNFSSGKTGVVIAESLSHMGFDVTLLQSHSSTVKADVPRKDKFTTFKSLDEKMKKYLSEEDFTHVIHAAAVSDYSLESVEVNGQTVKPLEIKKISSDAPEMNLHLKKNHKIVDELKNYSRNKDLKVIAFKLTSHASPEARLAAVEKLFKNSHADFVVHNDLQDIDIVARTHRFTLYSENKAEPCDSLEQLTANLIHAISLYAGQAEVLIPKDTV
- a CDS encoding type III pantothenate kinase, with protein sequence MILCLDVGNTQIYAGLFDKDKMLMSFRKNSKSGASSDETGIFLRSAIRENGFDPTKVRQIAICSVVPEVIYSLRGACMKYFNINPFILQAGVKTGLKVKYRNPLEVGADRIANSIAATHLYPGKNLILVDLGTATTFCAVSKDKDYLGGSIVAGLRLAMEALESKTAKLPSVEIVAMHEALGKATIESIQSGLYYSHLGTIKELSERLTKECFQDEKPLVIGTGGFAYLFEKEKIFDEIVPDLVLKGMLIALQYNT
- the panD gene encoding aspartate 1-decarboxylase, with translation MNLSMLRAKIHRATVTGADLSYEGSVSVCPDLIKASGFLINERVDIYNCNNGARFSTYVIKGKKGEICLNGAAARHVQKGDLVIICSYCGLDFEAAKKHEPTVVFVDEKNRVSAKRKEDRKNNK